In one Mucilaginibacter ginsenosidivorax genomic region, the following are encoded:
- a CDS encoding beta-glucosidase yields MKISYRSGVAIVIMWAAGSLNSSVQAQTKKQPLQLRANNVKQIVAAMTLEEKSKLVVGMGFKMPGVPPPVKGKKPEAIDIGGFKLPPSDPDAYNIPEKVPGAAGRTHAIPRLGIPSITVSDGPAGLRIEPIRNGDKSKTYYATAFPVATLLASSWDTQLVNKVGVAFGNEVREYGVDILLAPGMNIHRNPLGGRNFEYYSEDPLVAGSMTAAIVNGIQSNGVGTSIKHYAANNQETNRNSINTIVSERAMREIYLKGFGIAVKKSQPWTVMSSYNKLNGTFTSERRDLLTTVLKNEWGLKGFVMTDWFGGKDAVAQMKAGNDLIMPGSPDKSEAIVAAVKNGSLAITQLNANVERILNVIIKSPSFTKYKYSDAPDLAAHAKVAREAAAQGMVLLKNDDHALPFYPAKRIAVFGNTSYDIIAGGTGSGDVNKAYTISLMQGLTNAGFKVQEKLSGSYAAYLADMKLKQPKPKNFFDHPAPIPEMDVNGIVADEAAGADEALITIGRNAGEGADRKLDGDYYLNDAEKGLIRGVADAFHAKGKKVVVVLNIGGVIDVASWRDEVDGILLAWQPGLEAGNAIADVLSGMVNPSGKLATTFPMDYKDVPSAGNFPGTPAAKPETVTYEEGIYVGYRYYDAASIKPAYEFGYGLSYTKFKFSDLKLSAPNFMHSITATVTVKNTGDIAGKEVVQLYLGAPKKDLDKPEQELKAFAKTRLLAAGESQTLSFTIKAADLASFYTSREAWIADAGKYEVRIGSSSRQIEEKASFKLAKDITVEKVVKALVPEVAINELKLK; encoded by the coding sequence ATGAAAATAAGCTACAGATCTGGTGTTGCTATTGTAATTATGTGGGCGGCCGGGAGTTTAAACTCGTCGGTACAGGCTCAAACCAAAAAACAACCGCTGCAATTGCGGGCGAACAATGTAAAGCAGATAGTAGCTGCAATGACGTTGGAAGAAAAATCAAAACTGGTAGTAGGTATGGGCTTTAAAATGCCCGGAGTGCCGCCACCGGTAAAGGGTAAAAAGCCCGAAGCCATAGATATTGGCGGGTTTAAGCTGCCTCCGTCAGATCCTGACGCTTATAATATCCCCGAAAAAGTTCCGGGAGCTGCCGGCCGCACGCATGCTATTCCGCGTTTGGGAATTCCATCCATAACTGTTTCAGACGGACCTGCCGGCTTACGTATCGAGCCTATCAGGAATGGCGATAAATCAAAAACGTATTATGCAACAGCCTTCCCGGTGGCAACTTTGCTGGCCAGCAGCTGGGATACCCAATTGGTAAATAAAGTAGGTGTAGCCTTTGGTAACGAGGTGCGCGAATACGGCGTGGATATTTTATTGGCGCCAGGCATGAACATTCACCGCAATCCGCTGGGTGGCCGTAACTTTGAGTATTACTCAGAAGATCCGCTGGTAGCAGGCAGTATGACAGCTGCTATCGTAAATGGTATCCAATCTAACGGTGTTGGTACATCTATTAAACATTACGCTGCCAATAACCAGGAAACCAATCGTAACTCCATCAACACCATTGTGAGCGAAAGGGCCATGCGCGAAATTTACCTTAAAGGTTTCGGTATCGCTGTAAAAAAATCGCAACCGTGGACAGTGATGTCATCCTACAATAAATTAAATGGAACATTTACTTCGGAGAGGCGCGATTTGCTGACAACAGTTTTAAAAAACGAATGGGGGCTGAAAGGTTTTGTAATGACCGACTGGTTTGGCGGTAAAGACGCCGTAGCGCAAATGAAAGCCGGTAATGATTTGATAATGCCGGGCAGTCCAGATAAATCAGAAGCTATTGTGGCAGCGGTAAAAAATGGGTCGTTAGCTATCACGCAGCTAAATGCCAACGTGGAGCGGATTTTAAATGTCATTATTAAATCCCCATCGTTCACCAAATATAAATATTCAGATGCGCCTGATCTGGCGGCCCATGCTAAAGTAGCACGCGAAGCAGCTGCCCAGGGAATGGTTTTGCTTAAGAACGACGACCATGCTTTGCCATTTTATCCGGCAAAAAGGATAGCTGTATTTGGCAACACCAGTTATGATATTATAGCAGGCGGCACTGGTAGCGGCGATGTTAACAAGGCTTACACCATTTCGCTGATGCAGGGTTTAACAAACGCTGGTTTTAAAGTACAGGAAAAGCTATCAGGCAGCTACGCCGCTTACCTGGCCGATATGAAGCTGAAACAGCCTAAGCCTAAAAACTTCTTTGATCATCCCGCCCCTATTCCCGAAATGGATGTAAATGGCATTGTGGCCGATGAAGCTGCCGGTGCCGATGAAGCACTCATCACCATCGGCAGAAATGCCGGCGAAGGGGCCGATAGGAAACTGGATGGCGACTACTATTTAAATGATGCCGAAAAAGGCCTGATCAGGGGCGTAGCGGATGCTTTCCATGCTAAAGGAAAAAAGGTTGTTGTAGTGTTAAATATTGGCGGTGTTATTGATGTTGCCAGCTGGCGCGATGAAGTAGATGGTATATTATTGGCCTGGCAGCCGGGCCTTGAGGCAGGTAATGCTATTGCCGATGTTTTAAGCGGTATGGTTAACCCATCGGGCAAACTGGCTACCACTTTTCCAATGGATTATAAGGATGTACCATCTGCCGGTAATTTTCCGGGCACACCGGCAGCTAAACCAGAAACCGTTACCTACGAAGAAGGAATTTATGTTGGCTACCGTTATTATGATGCAGCCAGTATAAAACCGGCTTATGAATTTGGTTATGGCCTGTCATACACGAAATTTAAATTTAGCGACTTAAAGCTAAGTGCTCCTAACTTTATGCACAGCATTACTGCTACCGTAACAGTTAAAAATACGGGAGATATTGCAGGCAAGGAAGTAGTGCAATTATACCTGGGCGCGCCTAAAAAAGACCTTGATAAACCAGAGCAGGAGTTAAAAGCATTTGCCAAAACCCGCCTGCTTGCAGCCGGCGAATCGCAAACGCTAAGCTTCACCATCAAAGCAGCCGACCTGGCATCTTTTTACACCAGCCGCGAAGCCTGGATAGCCGATGCAGGTAAATATGAAGTAAGAATTGGTTCATCGTCAAGACAGATAGAAGAAAAAGCCTCTTTTAAACTGGCTAAAGACATCACTGTTGAAAAAGTGGTTAAGGCTTTGGTACCCGAGGTTGCTATCAATGAGTTGAAGCTGAAGTAA
- a CDS encoding tyrosine-protein phosphatase — MFGFFKSKKVKKEITFNYESIMVDMHSHVLPGIDDGAQTPQDSVILIRKMMDLGIKKIIATPHVMIDFYRNTPETIAASLELLKAELVKENIDIPVETAAEHYFDETFEARVNEGKLMTMGDNYVLFEFSFINQPPNVIPVLQKMNDLGYKPILAHPERYPYMDIEQYKNIHGWGCSMQLNTISLTGYYGSDVKRKAELLVDNQLIDFISSDMHHERHAMALKDALRTTYLEKLMFDTPLKNTLLF, encoded by the coding sequence ATGTTTGGTTTTTTTAAAAGTAAAAAAGTAAAAAAAGAAATAACTTTCAACTATGAGTCTATCATGGTTGATATGCACTCGCATGTTTTACCCGGAATTGACGATGGTGCGCAAACACCGCAGGATTCGGTAATCCTCATCCGGAAGATGATGGACCTGGGTATAAAAAAGATTATTGCCACGCCACACGTCATGATCGATTTTTACCGCAACACCCCCGAAACAATTGCTGCATCGCTGGAGTTATTGAAAGCCGAACTGGTAAAAGAAAATATAGATATACCTGTAGAAACCGCCGCCGAACATTATTTTGATGAAACCTTTGAGGCGCGCGTAAATGAAGGGAAGTTAATGACCATGGGCGATAATTATGTACTGTTTGAGTTTTCGTTTATCAATCAGCCACCTAATGTGATACCTGTTTTGCAAAAAATGAATGACCTGGGATATAAGCCAATTTTGGCACACCCCGAAAGGTATCCTTACATGGATATTGAACAATACAAAAACATCCATGGCTGGGGTTGTAGTATGCAACTAAACACTATATCGTTAACAGGGTACTACGGCAGCGATGTAAAAAGAAAAGCAGAATTGCTGGTAGATAATCAACTGATAGATTTTATATCAAGCGATATGCACCACGAAAGGCACGCCATGGCTCTTAAAGATGCCTTACGCACCACTTACCTGGAAAAGCTAATGTTTGATACCCCGTTAAAAAATACGCTGCTTTTTTAG